The nucleotide sequence TTTGATCTGATTCCTTTTTACGCTTATGTGGTGGATATGGAATCATATGAAATTTTGTATATGAATACAAAATTGCAGGAAAAAATAGGGGATAACTTAAACGGTAAATGTTATAAAGTTTTATATGGTTATGATAAGCCATGTATTTTTTGCAAGATTGGTGAATTGTATAGTAAAGAAGCAGCAGAAAGCGGGAAAAGTGTGGTTCATGAAGAGTTCAATGATATTGACGAAAAGTGGTACAGACTTGAAGAGCGGGCTATATACTGGCCCGGGGATAAAATTGCTAAATATTCTTTTGCCATAGACATAAGCAATGAGAAAGAATCACAGAACAAACTGGCTGAAGCCCATGCAAATCTTATGCTTCAATCCAGGGAACTGGAATCAAAAAATGCCCTTTTACATGAAATGTATGAAAAGGCAAAAGATATGTCTGAGAAAGATTATCTTACAGGTCTTTATAACAGAAGATATTTCCAGGAAATTGGAAGCAAACTTATTTCAAACATTATAAGGCAGAGGGATATCCCTGCTTACTTTGCAATGCTGGACATAGACCACTTCAAAATTATAAATGATGAATATGGACATGGCATTGGTGATGAAGTACTAAAACATTTTGCCCGTATGCTTGAGGCCAGTTTCAGATCGAGTGACCTTGTTGGCCGTTTGGGAGGAGAAGAATTTGGGATTATATTAATCAATGTTGACTATAAAGATGCTGTGAGGTTTTTGGAAGGGCTAAGACAGAAAATTGAAAATCAA is from Flexistipes sinusarabici DSM 4947 and encodes:
- a CDS encoding GGDEF domain-containing protein — protein: MNSEENGVFKKLFDLIPFYAYVVDMESYEILYMNTKLQEKIGDNLNGKCYKVLYGYDKPCIFCKIGELYSKEAAESGKSVVHEEFNDIDEKWYRLEERAIYWPGDKIAKYSFAIDISNEKESQNKLAEAHANLMLQSRELESKNALLHEMYEKAKDMSEKDYLTGLYNRRYFQEIGSKLISNIIRQRDIPAYFAMLDIDHFKIINDEYGHGIGDEVLKHFARMLEASFRSSDLVGRLGGEEFGIILINVDYKDAVRFLEGLRQKIENQKLNLNGAENINYTISIGAVKVRNNEMNTLLANADSLMYQAKREGRNRLVIEKE